The following coding sequences lie in one Bifidobacterium sp. ESL0690 genomic window:
- the efp gene encoding elongation factor P yields the protein MAQTSNDIKNGSVLNLDGQLWTVTKFQHVKPGKGPAFVRTTIKNVLSGKIVDRTFNAGMKMEFETVDNRTLQYSYEEGDTFVFMDMTTYDQVSIPKELVGDQAKFLLEGTDCIVSFHDGTPLSVELPASVVLKVTETEPGVQGNRSNAGTKPATVETGAEIQVPLFVGEGEMVKVDTRDGSYLGRENN from the coding sequence GTGGCACAAACTAGCAATGACATCAAAAACGGGTCGGTATTGAACCTCGACGGACAGCTCTGGACCGTCACGAAATTCCAGCACGTCAAGCCTGGCAAGGGACCGGCTTTCGTGCGCACCACCATCAAGAACGTGCTCTCTGGCAAGATCGTCGACAGGACGTTCAACGCCGGCATGAAGATGGAGTTCGAAACCGTTGATAACCGTACGCTGCAGTATTCCTATGAGGAGGGCGACACCTTCGTCTTTATGGATATGACCACTTACGATCAGGTCAGCATCCCCAAGGAGCTCGTCGGCGATCAGGCCAAGTTCCTGCTCGAAGGCACCGATTGCATCGTCAGCTTCCACGACGGCACCCCGCTGAGCGTTGAGTTGCCGGCCTCCGTCGTGCTCAAGGTTACTGAAACCGAGCCGGGCGTGCAGGGCAACCGCTCCAACGCCGGTACCAAGCCCGCCACCGTCGAAACCGGTGCCGAGATTCAGGTTCCGCTGTTCGTCGGCGAAGGTGAAATGGTCAAGGTCGATACCCGCGACGGTTCCTACCTCGGACGCGAAAACAACTGA
- the tuf gene encoding elongation factor Tu codes for MAEKEKYERTKPHVNIGTIGHVDHGKTTLTAAISKVLHEEYPDLNPEYDFDQIDAAPEEKQRGITINIAHIEYQTAKRHYAHVDCPGHADFVKNMITGAAQMDGAILVVAATDGPMAQTREHVLLARQVGVPKILVALNKCDMVDDEELIELVEEEVRDLLEENGFDRDCPVIRTSAYGALHDDAPDHDKWVQTIKELMDAVDDYIPTPVHDLDKPFLMPIEDVFTISGRGTVVTGRVERGRIPVNAPAEIVGLRPTQTTTVTSIETFHKQMDEAEAGDNTGLLLRGINRDDVERGQVVAKPGTVTPHHKFEGEVYVLTKDEGGRHSPFFSNYRPQFYFRTTDVTGVITLPEGVEMVQPGDHATFSVELIQPVAMEEGLTFAVREGGHTVGSGRVTKVIE; via the coding sequence ATGGCAGAAAAGGAAAAGTACGAGCGGACTAAGCCGCACGTTAACATTGGCACCATTGGCCACGTTGATCACGGTAAGACGACCCTGACCGCGGCCATCTCGAAGGTGCTGCACGAAGAGTACCCCGACCTCAACCCGGAGTATGACTTCGATCAGATCGATGCTGCTCCTGAAGAGAAGCAGCGTGGTATCACCATCAACATCGCCCACATCGAGTATCAGACGGCCAAGCGCCACTATGCTCACGTGGATTGCCCCGGCCACGCCGATTTCGTGAAGAACATGATCACCGGCGCTGCTCAGATGGATGGCGCGATCCTCGTCGTCGCCGCCACTGATGGCCCGATGGCTCAGACCCGCGAGCACGTTCTGCTCGCCCGTCAGGTAGGCGTGCCGAAGATTCTCGTCGCGCTCAACAAGTGCGATATGGTCGATGACGAAGAGCTCATCGAGCTCGTCGAAGAAGAGGTCCGCGACCTCCTCGAAGAAAACGGCTTCGATCGTGACTGCCCGGTCATCCGCACCTCCGCCTATGGCGCTCTGCATGATGACGCTCCGGATCACGACAAGTGGGTCCAGACCATCAAGGAACTCATGGATGCCGTCGACGATTACATCCCGACTCCTGTCCACGACCTTGACAAGCCGTTCCTGATGCCTATCGAAGATGTCTTCACCATCTCCGGCCGTGGCACCGTGGTGACCGGTCGTGTCGAGCGTGGCCGTATCCCGGTCAACGCCCCGGCAGAGATCGTCGGTCTTCGTCCGACTCAGACCACCACCGTCACCTCCATCGAGACCTTCCACAAGCAGATGGACGAGGCCGAGGCTGGCGACAACACCGGTCTGCTGCTCCGCGGCATCAACCGTGACGACGTCGAGCGTGGCCAGGTTGTGGCCAAGCCCGGCACCGTGACCCCGCACCACAAGTTCGAGGGCGAAGTCTACGTCTTGACGAAGGATGAGGGCGGCCGTCATTCGCCGTTCTTCTCCAACTACCGTCCGCAGTTCTACTTCCGCACCACCGACGTCACCGGCGTCATCACGCTGCCGGAAGGCGTCGAGATGGTCCAGCCTGGCGATCACGCCACCTTCTCCGTCGAGCTGATTCAGCCCGTCGCGATGGAAGAGGGCCTGACCTTCGCAGTTCGTGAAGGCGGCCACACCGTCGGCTCAGGCCGTGTCACCAAGGTGATCGAGTAG